GTCAAATGAAACAAGATCACCTCACATCTTTTTGTACCAGTGGAAAGTAAGCAATTTGAGCAAAAGGAGACAACAAAATACTTTTGAACCTTTTAAGGTCAATCATTAACGTGGGACTGATTGAAGCATCCTCCCTGTATTAGTAGTTTTTCTAAGACTAAATGAGGAGCTATGAATCCCCCAACTATCGTTGATTACATCGTAGAGTTCAGCATTTACGACCAGAAAATCTGTCACCAAGTATCATCGGAACAACACAAAGTGTCTGTACGGTTTAACATTCGGAGTATGTGGGTGCAAATTGAATTGAAGTTGCAATGCTCCCAGGTTTTATGGATAAGAAAGAAGCGAAACCGCACTGATAATGGGGGTACAGTGAGATTTCTTTATTACCAGGGCAGAAGTAGTTGTCCTGTAACTTGTCGAAGGGAGTGCGGTCGTTGTAAACGTAGCTGCACCCAAGTTATATATCAGGGAATGAGCACCCGAATTTCAGAGGGAAgcgggtggagagagagagagagagggtaccCGCAATCGCGGCAGATGTAGGCTTGCTTGGAGGCAAGACGCATGGAGATGGAAGGCCTCGGCATTGGGGAGGAGGTCCAAGAAGACGCAGCAGACGGAGCCACCTTCACCTTGGCGCTCAAAATCCCCAGAGACTGCGGGGACAAGAAGGACGATTTCATCCTAGTCGTCGGTGCTAATGGCGCCGTCACCGGCAGCCCCTGCGCCATCTCCCTTTCTTCTGGGTGTGGGAggagaagtagagagagagagagagagagagagagagagatggcgatgATGAGGAGGTGATAAAGGCAGTGGCGTGTCCAAGAACGTGTGAATCTCATGTCATCGACTGCCTCCTTCATTTTGCCACTTACACCTCTTCTCGTCCGTCGGATCGCTTCGGAAACGTGGTTAATCCATACCCAATACATCACTCTGCACCTCGTAAGAAAACAGAGGGTACCCAATCCATCGTGCACTCCCGTACGTGTAAGTCTCCATGACTCTACTTTTCCTCTTCCAATGTTGAAAAACCCACCTCCATTCTTCACATCCTTGGACTACCTCACGAGAGCCATCTGTTTCGATTTCATCTAATTTGCACGTGTATTACTCTAGCCATTCAGGCCTATGTATCCTGGTAGACGAATGGAATTACTAGTAATATTCGTGCATTCAGGCTGCGTGGATCCTTCCCGCGACTAGTCCCCCAGGCATTGGTTGTTCAATCAAACCCTCGACAAGAATTGAAACCGAACTGATAAATTTAAAGATCCCCCTAGTCACAATTGGGTTGATATAGTCCCTTGAGCTTCACTTTTATCAAATCACCACGATTGGCTCGAGCGATCACAGGTCGCAAGCATAAATGAATCAACAAAGCAACAATTCATCAACTCCGGCCACCATCAACTAATTTAAGGATGACATACTCCAGGCATTGGAAACTGTAAAGATAAATTATATTCAGATACATGTTAGCAAAATCACAACTTTTTTACACTTCGATCTAATCTTCTGCAATTTCGATACAATGTTGCGACACAAAGCACTGGACAAGTCGGTGATGTTTGAGCTCTATGTGATGCTACCATGGTTTCAAGTCACCTACAGGGCCTGCAGTCCAATTCAAAATCTTTTCCCCTGGCTTCAAGTAAACTGACCTCCCGTGCGGCAACTTGCGTGCAAGACCATTCAGAACCTGGTGGAAAGCATCCCCTGGTTGAGCTGGTTGTGGAAATAACATAGCCTGCTTCATCGAAGGATTTGCAAGCAACCTCTGCTTTCTCAATATTACTTCTGGAGGAATTGAGGTCAGAATGGTATCCAGGTTAGGCACATCCTTCTCGTCAACAAACACGCCTATTTCTTCCCATGGGATTGCATCAGCAAAAGGTAATACTATGTCGTCCGCTATAATAACTGGAATGCATCCAAATATCACGGCTTCAACCAATCTTGGACTCCAAGGGGCCCACCCAAGTGGACATAAGCAGAAGACAGCCCTTTGCATATCCTCATAATAAGTTGAAGGGTGCTCCGTTGAGATGTCGAACAGGGGGTTGTCCTTAAAGTTCTCCCAGACTGCTGCCCTTGCACCTCTGAAAATGAAGGTAAAGACATTGATTTCAAGTGTCTTCTATGTAGGATGTAATTCACAATAGAGGCATTAGAACAAAACAAGCAGACGACTATCTTAGAAAATCAACACTATCAACATTCTCTCCCTTCTGGTCTTTGACCCTGATATAAGGGTTTGAGTGAGAAGCCAGTATAACATTTAGTCTTGATTAATTCTAGTTCCACATGACAGCATTACATATCTCAACAGATTCAGTTGGTCATCAGCATTTATCTCTTAATTTTGCAGGCTTCCACAAAGCAAGGACATAGGTTGTAAAGTGAGACAATAGCAGTAGGATGCAATGTCAACCCTCATATTACCAAATGGAAAAGGCATTACCTTGCATAATAACCACCTTCGGGATCATTTCCAACATCATAAAACAGACCTCTGAAGTACACAAAAATGGATCTAGGAGTCTTTTCAGGAATCAGGTGCGCTTGCATTTTCTGTGGAGGAGCATATGGAGGAATTGTGATCGAGCCATCTTTCAAGCAAACATGATATCTTTGACCAAAAGTCTGAACCAAGGTAGCACGTTGGAGCAAGGTCAAAATTCCTCTTTCAATGGCCTTCTCCTCCTGCAGCAATGTTGTCAAGTgggattctttatctttttttcttttttttttaacacattAAAAGGTTCTCTAGGATAACCAAAAGGACAATTCTCTTACCTGATAATGAAAGCATGCTCCAAAATCATGAGGTACAAAAAGAAGTGATCGGCTCCTTCAGTCCGATTCCAATAAGGCCAATTTGAGGAGATGAGTTGTATAGCACTTCGCATCATCCTGGGAGACTTAAAAGGCAGAGGGAGACCATTTGGCGTCAGGTCACAAGTGGTGTAAACAGGAGTGTAGAACCAATCAGCTTCTTCGGGATTCAGGGTTCGAACGGGGCTAGATAAGAGAAAGCGATGCATGTAGATTTCAGCAGCGAACATGTGATTCAAGCATCTGGGAtccttttgaagaattttcttgttGTACTTGCTTGGGAGTTCATAAACAAATACTTTCAACCTTCCCACCGGGTCATCTTCCAGAACATCACCAGCACTGCCTGCATCATTTCCACCAAAGCATACAAAAGGTTGTAAGCTTTCAGCATCCGATTAATGGAGATTTGTGTGACTATCAACTGATATCTTCAAAAGCGAGGCAAAAAATTTGTTCTGCCCGTTGAATTTGAGCATTTTATATGAACGAATAGCTCATTTCACAGCTGAATAGTCTATGCAAATCAAAGTTGAGACTGACCCATTGGAGTTAAATGGCATATCAATCTAGGTACGAAAGGTGGAAGACAGGATTTGGGGATACGAGGCCTTGTGTGCAGTTCAAGATTGAGTACGAATTTGAACCGGGAATGCATGTGTACAGGTTAAAGGACGAATGTAGAATTCTGGGACCAAACACCGGTCTGTAGAAGCACCAATATTCAAATTTATTACGAAGTACTCGGCattatattaaaagaagaagaaaaagaaatactgAAATTAGAAGAGTGATTCCCCATTGGGTTGAGGAGATTCAAAGCTTGAGATAAATCTACAGGTTTTGGAAGTGGCTCACAGCCAAAAGCTGGGTGATACTGAGCAAATGCAAATCTGAGAGAGCCGGCTCCGGTTTTCTCGCAAAGGGCATCCCAAACGATGACAAGCAACAAAAGGGTGCCAGTGGAGCATACCCTCCCACACACAttactcaaattgcacaatcgtCGAGATCAAATCCAGCAAGGAAAACGACCAAATTGACTAGCTAAGCTACGGAAgcgaagaaagaggaagagggagagggaatcGCACCAGAGATGCGCTCGGTGGGTTGGGTGCGACCCGAATCTGAAGCTCCGATCCTGGCGGACACCGGCGAGAGATGAACGCAGAGAAGCccgatgaagaagaaggcccCCACATCTTCATAATTTATCAGTAAAAGgggaacaagaagaagaagagtaccCCGACTCGGATGCTCTTGCCTAGGATCGCCCAAGAGAACACCGGATCAACAtcaaaggaggaaggaggaaggaggaaggaggaggatggTTGGGAAGTCCTTTGGAAGTCAGCAGGAAGGtggtggtgctggtggtggcggtgggggGAGCAGGTGATGGCGTTCTTGACTCTCCCAcagctccagctccagctccagctcGGCTGTCTGGGTGAAAATTCACGAGCTGGGCCGGGCTCTTGCGACTATTCTGATGGGCCGCGTTCGTTCGTTTGTTCGTCGTCGCGTGATCTTTTCAGCAGTGAGTTGACGGGATGATGAAGTGGCGACGGTCTCTTACCATGTAACACGCTGTTCATCAATTATCATATGACCTTACTGGTCAAGCATGGTTGGTAGCCAACCCCAATTATTTGCACGCTTCTATTTCTAAAACTTCAGATAGACTCAATGGGTCTTGTAACAACGATATGTGAAGAAGTTTGCACACACCCCATCATTCACCCTTCTAGGAAGAAAATGTTCGAAACCTTCCGACCCTCTtcctattttgaaaatatatattgaatttgaacCCCAAAAAGGAACATTTCCTAATCTAAACATGTTTACTAATTTGGTAAGTTTTCTAAAAAGGGATTTCTTATTTTGGATCCAACTCTCTCTTCTATATAAAGAGTGGGCTTTCTTCATAAAGAGCATGCGAGAGGAAATCCCGTGTTAAGATTTTGCGTAATTCCTATATGatattgagagattatttcaaaagaaattgcgAGTAATAAACAGCATGGGGGATTCTCAAGATTGCCATAGCCTTTGCCTAAAAGTATGACGGAATACCACTTTTAACTAACATGGGCCTCGCTAGATCTTATAGAgctctattttttcctttcaaccACACCCTTATACTATGGAgcatatggagaggagaaattTTGATTGAATCCATCCCattacaaaaatcataaaactcTTAGTAATCGGATTCTCCCCCACAATCAATTCTAATAGCAAAAATCACATAATCTGTTGCGAtaaggcgagcgatcgaacaataatatagatagaaaaaaaaaatcaaataccgAATTTACATGGTTCGGTCATAAAAACCTACTGTCCACAAGGAGAACAACAacaaatttcactatagatcaagcgatacaaggagattataCACTCGAGCTACTCAAACACTTTCTCGATgcttcccaagccccaattacacccaataacacacgcAGTGTTttgccccgaaattcctcaagaaataatctctcaatctcatgaaagaattacacgcaaatcttaccacaagatttaattagcttgaacactaaatcttcttggatgtaTTTCACGAAcaagaatgacaaagaaaatcccttcCAAGCACTCGATGACAAGACGACACTTCAaaaccaattcttcatgatcaacccTCTTCGATCCATGGCCACAAGTTTATATATACGCgagacccttattcttttgccaacttctcataggattttgtttcctatcttaAATGATTTTATCCAAACCATATCTCTgtatgttttaaacaaaatccaaatccaagtaAAAGTtagactttcctattttagcggcCAGACTCTCAAACacaaattcaaatttggaaagttGATATTCagatcttctttgctcaatttcgaatatccgcaacatatccaattcggaatattcgtaattttgcattgggctcaaactcgaaacatattctaacaatctccaccttggctcaaCATTTGAGCCAAGTTGCAATCGattcacaaaaattcaaactctgctGCTACTCTTCTATAGCTCTcaatgggctcaaccgccacagatATTATCTAAGTCTAAGCCTCACTTAAACTTCGccataaccgaggacctcatcagaataccaactccacatgcacctttaactgctccACAAGGATTTTCCGACGCAACTTCCTTAActgcagataaagcaaaaccattattACATTCATATCTATCACGAGATCGAATACGTACCTTGTTAATCTTAGCAGTTACAACAATCATCGGCTCTATAGTCTCCACCTCACTACAAGCACCATTtatgtcgattactttgctagtacccGTATACGttacctcaggagtttctggtcgcaattccacctcaagctgaacatcGTCCAGATCCATATCAACACTGCTATAAACACTCCTAGCCAGAAATACCGAAGACTCATCAAGGATAACTTCTCTGCTattaacaggtgaatttatatctgggCACCACAACCGATCGCCccactcaccttgtgcatagccatagaatatgcaccttgccctccaatcaagcttaccatcactcactcgaaaataacacgAGCAGTcaaacattctaataatagaataaccaGCAACGTTACCTAACCACACTTTTTCAAGAGTCCGACATTCAATAgtagttgatggggatctattcaccaggcaGCTTATCGTACTAAGCACATcagctaggattctcctagcaatactagaactagagataatttttcgggcCGTCTCTAGTAATATTatgctcatcaattctgcaaattgttgtgatttactagtaatagtgcggtgtttcactatctctctttcatgtagaatttatttgccagctCTGAGTAAAACTTATGCTATTGTTAGTCCACACATGCTTGATCGAATTACCAGTCTCTATCTTGATCAAAGCTCTTAATCGCGTGATCCtgacaccagcatcaaacttgtgcattggcacaaacaccAGGTCTTCCTCAAGCAGTCAAAGACTCTCGAATagatgcatccgacgtctccATAGTGAAATTTgtcattgtctcaccttgaaaTTTATACAGGCCTccatgcttgattcctttcattatcactaaGGCACCTTGAATaaccttcagaactccaccttcTAAAGAATACCTACAACCAGCTGAATCTATGGCATCCaagaaaattaaattctttttcaattccgGAACGTGTCTTACTCTAGTCAATGTCCCCACAATGCCATTATGCATTCTAATTTTAACATCatcaacacccacaacatcgcactcagCATTGTTCCCTAACCAGACTTTACCACTACCCGTGCTgataaaccaatttctatttggCGTGATATGAAAAGAataaccagaatccataatccatccatcaaacgatgaattattagtgatagacaagacataattggCATTATCTGCTATAGatgcaacattatctgcagaatcaattataattcccttacccttctcattcttcagcttaaggcaattCCTTCTAATATGCCCCATCTTGCCACAACTCCAACAAACAACATCAGCAGTTTTAGATTGACTATGTCCATTCATATTAATACTACTCTTACCCACATGTGTTCTAGATCTTcatctattttcacctactaaagc
The sequence above is drawn from the Eucalyptus grandis isolate ANBG69807.140 chromosome 11, ASM1654582v1, whole genome shotgun sequence genome and encodes:
- the LOC104425758 gene encoding uncharacterized protein LOC104425758, translating into MAQGLPVTAPLAPTTRMKSSFLSPQSLGILSAKVKVAPSAASSWTSSPMPRPSISMRLASKQAYICRDCGYVYNDRTPFDKLQDNYFCPVCGAPKRRFRPYEPAVSKNANAADVRKARKAQIQKDEAIGRFLPIGVAVGAVALVALYFYLNSSF
- the LOC104425757 gene encoding LOW QUALITY PROTEIN: probable beta-1,4-xylosyltransferase IRX10L (The sequence of the model RefSeq protein was modified relative to this genomic sequence to represent the inferred CDS: inserted 1 base in 1 codon) — protein: MEACINFKDHAIKSFDQDRDWSVYSSVDMDLDDVQLEVELRPETPEVTYTGTSKVIDINGACSEVETIEPMIVVTAKINKLRKLRRKILVEQLKSGVLLGDPRQEHPSRGTLLLLVPLLLINYEDVGAFFFIGLLCVHLSPVSARIGASDSGRTQPTERISGSAGDVLEDDPVGRLKVFVYELPSKYNKKILQKDPRCLNHMFAAEIYMHRFLLSSPVRTLNPEEADWFYTPVYTTCDLTPNGLPLPFKSPRMMRSAIQLISSNWPYWNRTEGADHFFXVPHDFGACFHYQEEKAIERGILTLLQRATLVQTFGQRYHVCLKDGSITIPPYAPPQKMQAHLIPEKTPRSIFVYFRGLFYDVGNDPEGGYYARGARAAVWENFKDNPLFDISTEHPSTYYEDMQRAVFCLCPLGWAPWSPRLVEAVIFGCIPVIIADDIVLPFADAIPWEEIGVFVDEKDVPNLDTILTSIPPEVILRKQRLLANPSMKQAMLFPQPAQPGDAFHQVLNGLARKLPHGRSVYLKPGEKILNWTAGPVGDLKPW